The window ATATCAAACTTTGCATCGGAGCGCGTATTGCCACCGTTTTGGATGGCGAGGTCGATAAGCTCTTCGCGGTATTCGTGAATGGCTTTCGCTACGTTGACGAGCATCTCTCCGCGCTCAGCGAAAGTCATGGCGCGCAGTGCTGGTCCGCCGGTATCGCGAGCAAACGCGAGAGCTTCTTTGAAGTCCACACCTTCGGTGGAGGTTTCGGCAACCACAGCTTCGGTGGTGGGGTTGTAAAGCGGAGATTTCTCACCGGTTCCTGTGACCCAGTTTGCACAAACATAACTTCTAATACAGACGGTCATCGTAACTCCCGAATAGGCTTGGTGGTTGCTTTTGGACTGCCCTCAGGGGGCAGTCCAGGTGGTCCTTACGCGCTTTGGCTTGGCTTGTAAACCAGTGGGCATGACGCAGGGCGTTGCCGCGCAGCCATCGGGCGACGTATGTTTTAGGATGTGCGGTGTTTTAATAAACACCACAAGAAATTCACTCGAGCTAGGTTCGGTTGTAATCAAACTCAGCGGTTTCAGGGCTTCCGTAAAGAGTCAGTGCTCCTTGAGGGCCTACGGCATTTGGACGTTGGAAGATCCAGTTTTGCCAAGCGCTTAAGCGACCAAAGATTTTAGTCTCTAAAGTTTCAGGGCCAGCAAAACGAAGCGATGCTTCCATACCGGTGAGTGCATCTGGAGACAGTCCCGCACGTTCTTCAAGTGCGAGGCGAATTTCGTCGTCCCAATCGAGTTCATCATAGGCAAGTGTAATGAGTCCCGCGTCTTCGGCATCCATTCCGCCCATGGCTTCTCGGTTGCCTTTGATCTCATTGAAGAGTTCGGTTTCGCCAATGAGGCGAGTTTCCAAACGGCTTAAGCCATTGCCCATTGGGAATGTACCCATGTTGAGATCGCTCATCTGAATGGTCACGCCATCTTCGTCGAGCATATACGTTCGGTCTGCAGCCAGGGCGAATTCTAAAAAGCTACCTGAGAAGCACGAACCTTCTTCAATCAATGCGAAGAAGCTCTTGGCGGTTAAGTCCATGCGCTTGAGAACTCGCTTCATGAGAAGCAGAGTTTCTTTGACGTACCACTTATCTTGATTGGCCAGAAGCTGCGCGTCGAGTTCTAAGACCTTCGCCGTATCTCCTTGCGTCTTTACAATCACAAGTCCGATATTGGGGTGATTGAACCGGAGACGAACAAGTGCGTCGTCAAGCTCACGGTGCATACGAATCGGGTACCAGTTGCAATCTACCGACGCATCACCGTCAGGCAACGCAGAGACTTCGTCAGGTCCAGTAATAACCAAGGTCGCAGTTCGTGCAGCATCGTCGATGGTCAGGTTCACATGCTTGTAGCTGATACCATCGTCGGTGATGTTTGGCTCAAGTGCATGAAGTTCAATACCGGTACGGCCGGTATGACCTTCACCAGCAATCTCTTGAGCACGCTTGGTAACGGCCTCAGAGAAACGGCTCATAGGAACTACGTCGTCTACAAAGCCCCATTTTTTCGCGCGCTTCCCTTTCATACCTTCTGCAAGGGTGCAGAAAACATCGGCACGGTCGCGGCGAATCTTACGCTTGTCTACAACGCGGGTGAGTCCGCCGGTACCTGGTAGCACGCCGAGGTAAGGTACTTCGGGAAGAGAAACGGCTGAGCGCCGGTCATCAACGAGGATGATTTCTTCACATGCGAGAGCCAGCTCGTAACCGCCGCCAGAGCAGGTGCCATTAAGGGCTGCTAGGTAGTGCTGGTCACTGAACTCGGTGGCATCTTCCATCGAGAGACGAGTCTCGTTGGTGTACTTGCAAAAGTTAACCTTGAAGGCGTGGGTTGAGGCGCCGAGCATGAAGATATTTGCGCCGGAAGAGAAAATACCTTCCTGGTCACTTTGGACGATCACGCATTTTACTTCAGGATGCTCAAACCGCAGCCGCTGAATGGCGTCGGCAAGCTCGATGTCGACACTTAAATCGTAAGAGTTGAGCTTGAGAACATAGCCAGGCTTCATGCCCTCGTTCTCTTTGATATCGATGCCCAAAGTGGCTACAGGCCCTTCAACACGTAGGTTGAGATGCTTGTAACGGCTAGGATGCGTTTCAAATTGGATCGGATCAGGCTTTGTTTGGCTTACGTCAGCGCACATGGTCGACTCCCTTCGAGTGGAGCCGGTTTTAAGGGGCCTTGGCCCAATGATCAAGGCCCAGAGCGTTATTCTCTAAGTACCTGGAATTACCAGCGATAAAAGCCTTCGCCGCTCTTTTTACCGAGCTTTCCAGCCCTTACCATCTTGCGCAGAAGCGGTGGTGGACGGAATTGTTCCCCAAGTTCTTTGTGCAGATACTCCGCAATCGCCAGTCTGACGTCGAGTCCCACAAGATCTGTGAGCTTAAGTGGTCCCATGGGGTGGCGGTAACCAAGTTCCATAGCCCGATCGATATCTTCCGGGCTGCCCACTCCTTCTTGAACCATGCGCATGGCTTCAATGCCGAGAATCAAACCAAGGCGGCTGGTGGCAAAACCTGGGCTATCGTTGATCACGACGAGCTCACGACCAAATTGGTCGCCCATGGCCCGAGCTTTCTCAACGGTTGAGTCAGAAGTTTGCTCAGCCTTGATGAGCTCCAAGAGCTTTAAGATATGCGGCGGATTGAAAAAGTGAGTACCAATGAATCGCTCGGGGTGGGTGCAGGTGGCGGCAAGTTCTGTGATGCTTAAGCTGGACGTATTGGAGCCAAGGAGTGCATCGCTTGCGACGTGTTTACAAACTTCCTCAAATATCGTGCGTTTGAGGTCAATGCGTTCTGGAGCAGCTTCAACCACAAGGTTAGCACCTTTGCA of the Deltaproteobacteria bacterium genome contains:
- a CDS encoding benzoyl-CoA-dihydrodiol lyase produces the protein MCADVSQTKPDPIQFETHPSRYKHLNLRVEGPVATLGIDIKENEGMKPGYVLKLNSYDLSVDIELADAIQRLRFEHPEVKCVIVQSDQEGIFSSGANIFMLGASTHAFKVNFCKYTNETRLSMEDATEFSDQHYLAALNGTCSGGGYELALACEEIILVDDRRSAVSLPEVPYLGVLPGTGGLTRVVDKRKIRRDRADVFCTLAEGMKGKRAKKWGFVDDVVPMSRFSEAVTKRAQEIAGEGHTGRTGIELHALEPNITDDGISYKHVNLTIDDAARTATLVITGPDEVSALPDGDASVDCNWYPIRMHRELDDALVRLRFNHPNIGLVIVKTQGDTAKVLELDAQLLANQDKWYVKETLLLMKRVLKRMDLTAKSFFALIEEGSCFSGSFLEFALAADRTYMLDEDGVTIQMSDLNMGTFPMGNGLSRLETRLIGETELFNEIKGNREAMGGMDAEDAGLITLAYDELDWDDEIRLALEERAGLSPDALTGMEASLRFAGPETLETKIFGRLSAWQNWIFQRPNAVGPQGALTLYGSPETAEFDYNRT
- a CDS encoding 3-hydroxyacyl-CoA dehydrogenase family protein; protein product: MTDSAIVIQKAAIIGAGTMGHGIAQVAAQSGAQVTLIDINQDAVERGRTAIENNLNKGIAKGKVSEAQRDETLGRITISTELSGCKGANLVVEAAPERIDLKRTIFEEVCKHVASDALLGSNTSSLSITELAATCTHPERFIGTHFFNPPHILKLLELIKAEQTSDSTVEKARAMGDQFGRELVVINDSPGFATSRLGLILGIEAMRMVQEGVGSPEDIDRAMELGYRHPMGPLKLTDLVGLDVRLAIAEYLHKELGEQFRPPPLLRKMVRAGKLGKKSGEGFYRW